One genomic region from Skermania piniformis encodes:
- a CDS encoding aldo/keto reductase, protein MEYRPLGRTGVRVSPLCLGAMMFGPWGNDDRADAIRIVHRALDAGINIVDTADVYSAGVSEQIVGAAIKGRRENVFLATKFFMPMDADDPNMRGGSRRWIIRAVESSLRRLGTDHIDLYQVHRPSPDTDVEETLGALSDLIVQGKVRYIGSSSYSGSQIVEAQWVARDRNLHRFVTEQPPYSLLVRGIEEDVLPTVQRHGMGTLTYSPLAGGWLSGRWRKESAAAPTSAARPPARFDLTTPGNQRKLDAVAELAELAEQAGLTLIELAVAFVTNHPGVTAAIIGPRTMAQLEGFLPAADITLSNDVLDRIDQIVAPGVTVNPVDNSYGDHELRADRRRR, encoded by the coding sequence ATGGAGTATCGACCGCTCGGCCGCACCGGAGTGCGGGTCAGCCCACTCTGCCTGGGCGCCATGATGTTCGGGCCGTGGGGCAATGATGATCGGGCCGACGCGATCCGCATCGTGCACCGCGCGCTCGACGCCGGGATCAACATCGTCGACACCGCCGACGTCTACTCCGCAGGAGTGTCCGAGCAGATCGTGGGTGCTGCGATCAAGGGCCGCCGCGAGAACGTGTTCCTCGCCACCAAGTTCTTCATGCCGATGGACGCGGACGACCCGAACATGCGGGGCGGCTCGCGCCGCTGGATCATCCGGGCGGTCGAGAGCTCGCTGCGCCGCCTGGGCACCGACCACATCGATCTCTACCAGGTCCACCGACCCAGCCCCGACACCGACGTCGAGGAAACTCTCGGCGCCCTGTCCGACCTGATCGTTCAGGGAAAGGTGCGGTACATCGGGTCGTCCTCCTACTCGGGGTCGCAGATCGTCGAGGCGCAGTGGGTCGCCCGCGACCGGAACCTGCACCGGTTCGTCACCGAGCAGCCGCCGTACTCGTTGCTGGTGCGCGGAATCGAGGAGGACGTGCTCCCGACGGTGCAGCGGCACGGCATGGGCACGCTCACCTACAGCCCGCTGGCCGGTGGCTGGCTCTCGGGTCGGTGGCGCAAGGAGTCGGCGGCCGCCCCGACATCGGCGGCTCGTCCGCCTGCCCGCTTCGACCTGACGACGCCGGGTAACCAGCGCAAGCTCGACGCCGTGGCGGAGCTCGCCGAGCTCGCCGAACAAGCCGGTCTGACCCTGATCGAGCTGGCCGTCGCGTTCGTGACGAACCACCCCGGGGTGACCGCGGCCATCATCGGCCCGCGAACCATGGCGCAGCTGGAGGGGTTCCTCCCGGCCGCCGACATCACCTTGAGCAACGATGTCCTGGACCGTATCGATCAGATCGTGGCGCCCGGGGTCACGGTCAACCCGGTGGACAACAGCTACGGCGATCACGAACTGCGGGCAGACCGCCGCCGCCGCTGA
- a CDS encoding TetR/AcrR family transcriptional regulator — protein sequence MPRLTRTESQERTRAQLIETARRLFFAEGFHATSLEKVAEAAGYSKGAVYSNFRNKDELCAAVLERVRADRFGELLALFTAPDQDTRLAAFGEWAEQVIGDPGWTSLELEFAVHSTRSDELRTELAARADSVVGMLAGALGGMDDVSWQLPESETALILLALGVGLGMLRTVDPAVPVRGIVDATRLLAIV from the coding sequence ATGCCTCGACTGACCCGGACCGAAAGCCAGGAGCGCACGCGTGCCCAGCTGATCGAGACCGCACGGCGGCTGTTCTTCGCCGAGGGTTTCCACGCCACGTCGCTGGAGAAGGTCGCCGAAGCGGCCGGCTACTCCAAGGGCGCTGTGTACTCGAACTTCCGGAACAAAGACGAGCTGTGCGCGGCGGTGCTCGAACGGGTCCGCGCCGATCGTTTCGGCGAACTGCTGGCCTTGTTCACGGCGCCGGATCAGGACACCCGTTTGGCCGCGTTCGGCGAATGGGCCGAGCAGGTGATCGGCGACCCCGGCTGGACCTCGCTGGAGTTGGAGTTCGCGGTGCATTCCACCCGTAGCGACGAGCTCCGCACCGAGTTGGCCGCCCGCGCGGACAGCGTGGTCGGCATGCTGGCCGGTGCACTCGGCGGCATGGACGACGTGAGCTGGCAACTGCCGGAATCGGAGACGGCGTTGATTCTGCTCGCGCTGGGCGTGGGTCTGGGCATGTTGCGCACGGTCGACCCGGCGGTGCCGGTTCGCGGGATCGTCGACGCGACTCGGCTGCTCGCCATCGTTTGA
- a CDS encoding riboflavin synthase — MFTGIVEELGEVVAAEPIGDSARFTVRGPLVTSDAEPGDSIAVNGVCLTVVDVLDDGAFTADVMKETLDRSSLGALVAGSRVNLERAAALNSRLGGHLVQGHVDGTGAVLSRTPGDRWEVVRISLPDNLARYVVEKGSITVDGVSLTVSGVGGEPGADWLEVSLIPTTRELTTVGALPTGTTVNLEVDVIAKYVERLRQRA, encoded by the coding sequence GTGTTCACCGGCATCGTCGAGGAACTCGGTGAGGTGGTAGCTGCGGAGCCGATCGGCGACTCGGCGCGGTTCACCGTCCGGGGTCCGTTGGTCACCTCGGACGCCGAACCCGGCGACTCGATCGCGGTGAACGGGGTATGTCTGACCGTGGTGGACGTGCTCGACGACGGCGCGTTTACCGCAGATGTGATGAAGGAGACACTGGATCGGTCCAGCCTCGGCGCACTCGTGGCCGGATCCCGGGTGAACCTCGAACGGGCTGCCGCGCTGAACAGCCGGCTCGGCGGGCATCTGGTGCAGGGGCATGTCGACGGCACCGGCGCGGTGCTCTCCCGAACCCCCGGCGACCGGTGGGAGGTGGTCCGGATCTCGCTGCCGGACAACCTGGCCCGGTACGTGGTCGAGAAGGGTTCCATCACCGTGGACGGTGTTTCGCTGACCGTTTCCGGGGTGGGCGGCGAGCCGGGTGCGGATTGGTTGGAGGTTTCGTTGATTCCCACGACGCGGGAGCTCACCACCGTCGGCGCCCTGCCGACCGGGACCACGGTGAACCTCGAGGTCGATGTGATCGCAAAATACGTCGAGCGGCTCCGACAGCGGGCCTGA
- a CDS encoding flavin-containing monooxygenase, which produces MTAERDPRIIVIGAGVAGIATAVTLQRAGFRRLTILEKGSAVGGVWHWNRYPGLTCDVPSQLYQFSFAPKTDWSRTFATGAEIQHYLADTAHRFELDRYLRLNAEAVGAEYGADGWRVQLADGDVLHADFLISATGILHHPSTPDIPGLDSFAGDVVHTARWPDGLATAGRRIAVIGTGSTGVQVVSALQPDAAAVTHFVRTPQWVLWAPMRLPQLPGVDAVLRLPGVHRRTYDALLWGSGFLADIVTKPSWRRRLAQECARFSLRAQVRDPNLRDRLTPIDEPLCKRQVMSDSYYKAIASPGSELVTTEIAEITPLGVRTTDDRLYEADLLVLATGFRTHDYMRPMQLLGRDGMSIDEAWAKGPRAYRTTAIPGFPNFFTVLGPNSPTASISLQYTAELTARYLVQWLRRWQAEEFDRIEVTEEATQRFNDEVAAALGPTVWNTGCNSWYLTESGGIDLFPFDRARLTELLREPDPRDFHLERTRSAG; this is translated from the coding sequence ATGACCGCCGAACGCGACCCGCGGATCATCGTGATCGGTGCCGGCGTCGCCGGTATCGCAACGGCGGTCACGTTGCAGCGAGCCGGCTTTCGCCGACTCACCATCCTGGAGAAGGGCTCGGCGGTCGGCGGGGTGTGGCACTGGAATCGCTACCCGGGCCTGACCTGCGACGTGCCGTCACAGCTCTACCAGTTCTCCTTCGCCCCCAAAACGGACTGGTCGCGCACGTTCGCCACCGGCGCCGAGATCCAGCATTATCTGGCCGATACCGCACACCGATTCGAGTTGGATCGCTATCTGCGGCTGAACGCCGAAGCGGTCGGCGCAGAGTACGGCGCCGACGGATGGCGGGTGCAGTTGGCCGACGGCGACGTACTGCACGCCGACTTCCTGATCTCGGCGACCGGGATCTTGCACCACCCGTCCACGCCCGATATTCCCGGCCTGGACAGCTTCGCCGGCGACGTCGTGCATACCGCTCGATGGCCGGACGGACTGGCCACAGCGGGCCGCCGGATCGCAGTGATCGGCACCGGATCGACCGGCGTGCAGGTGGTTTCGGCCCTGCAGCCCGATGCCGCGGCGGTGACCCACTTCGTCCGGACCCCGCAATGGGTGCTCTGGGCGCCGATGCGGTTGCCGCAACTGCCCGGCGTCGATGCCGTGCTGCGACTGCCGGGCGTCCATCGGCGGACCTACGACGCGTTGCTCTGGGGGTCGGGCTTCCTCGCCGACATCGTCACCAAACCGAGCTGGCGCCGACGGTTGGCGCAGGAATGCGCCCGGTTCAGCTTGCGCGCACAAGTGCGGGACCCGAACCTGCGGGACCGGCTCACCCCCATCGACGAACCCCTCTGCAAACGTCAGGTGATGTCCGACAGCTACTACAAGGCAATCGCGTCGCCCGGGAGCGAACTGGTGACCACCGAGATCGCCGAGATCACTCCCCTGGGCGTCCGGACCACGGACGACCGGTTGTACGAAGCGGACCTGTTGGTGTTGGCCACCGGATTCCGCACGCACGACTACATGCGACCGATGCAGCTGCTCGGGCGGGACGGGATGTCGATCGACGAGGCGTGGGCGAAGGGGCCGCGGGCCTACCGGACGACCGCGATTCCGGGCTTCCCGAACTTCTTCACCGTGCTCGGGCCGAACTCGCCGACCGCGTCGATCTCGCTGCAGTACACCGCCGAGCTCACCGCCCGTTACCTGGTGCAGTGGTTGCGCCGCTGGCAAGCCGAGGAATTCGATCGGATCGAAGTGACCGAGGAGGCGACCCAACGGTTCAACGACGAGGTCGCCGCGGCGCTCGGCCCGACCGTGTGGAACACCGGCTGCAACTCCTGGTACCTGACCGAGTCGGGTGGCATCGACCTGTTCCCGTTCGATCGCGCCCGGCTGACCGAGCTGTTGCGCGAACCCGACCCGCGCGATTTCCACCTGGAACGAACCCGATCAGCCGGGTGA
- a CDS encoding DUF3558 domain-containing protein gives MPVGRRALSALVGLLVLAGCGDRVSGVAITAPPPAPWDPCSLTDDILSGAMLNPMTENSTPIIDRHGEKSCGWTGLDVGVIMSTLPTARMAQLRGGDNIDFREVTVAGRSGVTYRDEGDRRGVFCHLAVPFASGGIMLMQVARSPFGQDQTTPMCVWAVRVAEVLVAGMPR, from the coding sequence GTGCCCGTCGGCCGCCGGGCCTTGTCGGCGCTGGTCGGTCTGCTGGTCTTGGCTGGCTGCGGTGATCGAGTCTCAGGCGTCGCGATCACAGCTCCGCCTCCGGCGCCGTGGGACCCGTGTTCGCTGACGGACGACATTTTGAGTGGGGCGATGCTGAATCCGATGACGGAGAATTCCACTCCGATCATTGATCGGCACGGCGAAAAGAGTTGCGGCTGGACCGGCCTGGATGTGGGCGTGATCATGTCGACGCTGCCGACTGCGCGAATGGCTCAGCTACGTGGTGGCGACAATATTGACTTCCGCGAGGTCACGGTCGCCGGCCGAAGCGGGGTGACGTACCGGGATGAGGGTGACCGGCGGGGGGTGTTCTGTCATCTGGCCGTTCCGTTCGCCTCCGGCGGCATCATGCTGATGCAGGTGGCGCGCTCGCCGTTCGGTCAAGACCAGACCACCCCGATGTGCGTGTGGGCCGTCCGGGTGGCGGAGGTGTTGGTCGCCGGGATGCCGAGGTAG
- a CDS encoding bifunctional 3,4-dihydroxy-2-butanone-4-phosphate synthase/GTP cyclohydrolase II: MVKFDTIERAVAEIAAGRAVVVVDDEDRENEGDLIFAAEKATPELMAFMIRYTSGYICVPLTGDDCDRLGLPPMYSTNQDKHGTAYTVTVDAREGITTGISAADRAATTLLLAQADTSAADFRRPGHVVPLRAKEGGVLRRPGHTEAAVDLARMAGLRPAGVICEIVSQKDEGAMARTDELRVFADEHNLALISIADMIAWRRRHEKQVERIAEARIPTAHGEFRAVGYTSIYDGVEHVALVRGDLAGPDGRGEDVLVRVHSECLTGDVFGSLRCDCGPQLDAALEMVTQEGRGVVLYMRGHEGRGIGLLHKLQAYQLQDAGHDTVDANLELGLPADARDYGIGAQILVDLGVSSMRLLTNNPAKRVGLDGYGLHISERVPMPVRATAENLTYLRTKRDRMGHDLAGLDDLDLGRSAQ, from the coding sequence GTGGTCAAGTTCGATACGATCGAGCGCGCGGTCGCCGAGATCGCTGCCGGTCGGGCGGTGGTCGTAGTCGACGACGAAGACCGGGAGAACGAGGGCGACCTCATCTTCGCCGCCGAGAAGGCGACTCCGGAACTGATGGCGTTCATGATCCGCTACACCTCCGGCTACATCTGCGTTCCGTTGACCGGCGACGACTGCGACCGGCTCGGTCTGCCACCGATGTATTCCACCAACCAGGACAAGCACGGCACCGCGTACACGGTGACCGTCGATGCCCGCGAGGGAATCACCACCGGCATCTCGGCCGCCGATCGCGCCGCGACGACGCTGCTGCTCGCGCAGGCCGACACCAGCGCGGCCGACTTTCGCCGGCCGGGCCACGTGGTTCCGTTACGAGCCAAGGAAGGTGGGGTGTTGCGGCGGCCCGGACACACCGAGGCCGCGGTGGATCTGGCCCGGATGGCCGGCTTGCGCCCGGCGGGGGTGATCTGCGAGATCGTCAGCCAGAAGGACGAGGGTGCGATGGCCCGCACCGACGAGTTGCGGGTCTTCGCCGACGAGCACAACCTTGCATTGATCTCGATTGCCGACATGATCGCCTGGCGCCGCCGACACGAGAAGCAGGTCGAGCGGATCGCCGAGGCGCGGATCCCGACCGCGCACGGCGAGTTCCGCGCGGTCGGCTACACCAGCATCTACGACGGCGTGGAACATGTCGCGCTGGTTCGCGGTGACCTGGCCGGACCGGACGGCCGCGGTGAGGACGTCTTGGTCCGGGTGCACTCGGAGTGTCTGACCGGCGACGTGTTCGGCTCGTTGCGCTGCGATTGTGGCCCGCAATTGGACGCCGCGCTGGAGATGGTAACGCAGGAGGGCCGGGGGGTGGTGCTCTACATGCGCGGCCACGAGGGTCGGGGGATCGGACTGCTGCACAAGCTGCAGGCCTACCAGTTGCAGGATGCCGGGCACGACACCGTCGACGCCAACCTCGAGCTCGGTCTGCCGGCCGACGCCCGCGACTACGGAATCGGCGCGCAGATCCTGGTGGATCTCGGCGTGAGTTCGATGCGGCTGCTCACCAACAACCCGGCCAAGCGGGTCGGCCTCGACGGGTACGGGCTGCACATCAGCGAGCGGGTGCCGATGCCGGTGCGAGCCACCGCGGAGAACCTGACCTACCTGCGCACCAAACGCGACCGGATGGGACACGACTTGGCCGGATTGGACGACCTCGACCTGGGCCGGTCGGCGCAGTGA
- a CDS encoding SDR family oxidoreductase: MRYPSIDLNGAVVAVTGGGRGIGRATAELFAAGQADVWIGDLDADVAAATAAEIGGTGHALDVTSAESFAEFVATILARHRRIDILVNNAGIMPLGDFLTEDPAISRATMDVNVFGLIHGMRAVLPQMIERRRGHVVNVASMAGKLAVPGLAVYNASKFAAVGLSAAVREEYRDTGVSVTTVLPSAVRTRLTTGIPLGKGMPTVEPLDVARAIVGTVADRPAEVTVPGYLAGWNLLEAVVPEPVMQLGRRLLGDRRGLTDLAAESRGDYTAAVAAQARR; this comes from the coding sequence ATGAGGTACCCGAGCATCGATCTGAACGGCGCGGTCGTCGCGGTCACCGGCGGCGGGCGCGGCATCGGCCGAGCGACCGCCGAACTGTTCGCCGCCGGACAAGCCGACGTATGGATCGGCGATCTGGACGCCGACGTCGCCGCCGCCACCGCCGCCGAGATCGGCGGGACCGGCCACGCCCTCGACGTGACCTCGGCCGAGTCCTTCGCCGAGTTCGTCGCCACGATTCTCGCCCGGCATCGGCGGATCGACATCCTGGTGAACAACGCCGGGATCATGCCGCTCGGCGACTTTCTCACCGAAGACCCCGCGATCAGCCGGGCAACCATGGACGTCAACGTCTTCGGCTTGATCCACGGCATGCGAGCGGTGCTGCCGCAGATGATCGAACGGCGACGGGGACACGTCGTCAACGTCGCCTCGATGGCCGGCAAGCTGGCCGTTCCGGGCTTGGCCGTGTACAACGCCAGCAAGTTCGCCGCGGTCGGGCTGAGCGCGGCGGTGCGCGAAGAGTACCGGGATACCGGGGTCAGCGTGACGACCGTGCTGCCGAGCGCGGTACGCACCCGGCTGACCACCGGAATTCCGCTGGGCAAGGGGATGCCGACGGTCGAGCCGCTCGACGTGGCGCGGGCGATCGTCGGCACCGTGGCGGACCGCCCGGCCGAGGTCACCGTACCCGGCTACCTCGCCGGCTGGAACTTGCTGGAGGCCGTCGTCCCGGAACCGGTGATGCAGTTGGGTCGCCGGCTGCTCGGCGACCGCCGCGGACTGACCGACCTCGCCGCCGAGAGTCGCGGTGACTACACCGCCGCCGTCGCAGCGCAGGCGCGACGATGA
- a CDS encoding patatin-like phospholipase family protein: MRRGLVLGCGGTVGGAWQVGALAALAAALDWDPRTADTILGTSAGGTAAAMLGSGVAVDEMVAAQLNSTEARPSLRRFFGDPPAPLPALPFGLPSPRTTLAGLRRGAVHLAAAGFALPGRTDAGFLNELIDDLLPFGGWAGHPSVGIVATDADSGQRVAFGRPGAPTVPLRDAVRASWAIPGWYPPVTLAGRRYLDGGAVSTASADLLAGDRLDEVIIVAPMASSDGARVPGPAGIAELLLRAPMSWALRREVRTLAEAGTPVRLVCPGRAELDAMGANFMDPRRRLPALHAALRHVPAQLKRSRS, encoded by the coding sequence GTGCGACGCGGGCTGGTACTCGGATGCGGCGGAACGGTAGGCGGCGCGTGGCAGGTGGGCGCGCTGGCCGCGCTCGCCGCCGCGCTCGACTGGGATCCACGGACCGCCGACACGATCCTCGGCACCTCCGCCGGCGGAACCGCAGCGGCGATGCTCGGCAGCGGCGTTGCGGTGGACGAGATGGTCGCGGCCCAGCTGAACTCGACCGAGGCCCGCCCGTCGCTGCGCCGGTTCTTCGGCGATCCGCCCGCTCCGCTGCCGGCCCTCCCGTTCGGTCTACCGTCGCCGCGCACCACACTGGCCGGGCTACGCCGGGGCGCCGTGCATCTTGCCGCCGCCGGCTTTGCGTTACCCGGTCGCACCGATGCCGGCTTCTTGAACGAGCTGATCGACGACCTGCTGCCGTTCGGCGGCTGGGCCGGCCACCCCAGCGTCGGCATCGTGGCCACCGACGCCGACTCCGGGCAGCGCGTCGCATTCGGTCGACCCGGCGCACCGACCGTCCCGCTGCGGGACGCGGTACGCGCATCGTGGGCGATCCCCGGTTGGTATCCCCCGGTCACCCTCGCCGGTCGGCGTTACCTCGACGGCGGAGCCGTCTCCACCGCGTCGGCCGATCTGCTCGCCGGCGACCGGCTCGACGAGGTGATCATTGTGGCGCCGATGGCATCGTCCGACGGCGCTCGGGTTCCCGGGCCGGCCGGGATCGCAGAACTGCTGCTTCGCGCGCCGATGAGCTGGGCCTTGCGCCGGGAGGTCCGCACTCTCGCCGAGGCCGGCACCCCGGTCCGGCTGGTCTGCCCCGGTCGTGCCGAGCTCGACGCGATGGGAGCCAACTTCATGGACCCGCGCCGGCGGCTGCCCGCGCTGCATGCCGCGCTACGCCACGTACCAGCACAACTGAAACGGAGTCGGTCATGA
- the ribD gene encoding bifunctional diaminohydroxyphosphoribosylaminopyrimidine deaminase/5-amino-6-(5-phosphoribosylamino)uracil reductase RibD, translating to MRTAIEVSATVRGTTSPNPPVGAVIVDVAGVVVGVGATASPGGPHAEVAALAAAGDRARDGTAYVTLEPCNHHGRTPPCTEALIAAGVAAVVYAVADPNPLAAGGADRLRAADIEVRAGLLADEVRGGPLRAWLHRQATGRPHVTWKFAASLDGRSAAADGSSRWITGPVARARVHAERATWDAIVVGTGTVLRDDPWLTARLPDGSLAERQPVRVVVGERAIPPTARVLDDAAPTRLLRTRDPDAVLSALADCNDILLEGGPTLAGAFLAAGRVDRVQAYLAPVLLGAGAAAVQNAGVGSIEQALRFHRESVETIGPDLLLNLVPATDKE from the coding sequence ATGCGGACCGCGATCGAGGTCTCGGCGACGGTGCGCGGCACCACCAGTCCGAACCCGCCGGTTGGCGCAGTAATCGTCGACGTGGCCGGCGTTGTGGTCGGTGTCGGGGCAACGGCATCGCCCGGGGGTCCGCACGCGGAAGTCGCGGCGCTGGCCGCAGCGGGGGATCGGGCGCGCGACGGCACGGCCTACGTCACGCTCGAGCCGTGCAACCACCACGGCCGTACCCCACCCTGCACCGAGGCATTGATCGCTGCCGGGGTGGCGGCGGTGGTGTATGCGGTCGCCGACCCGAATCCGCTCGCGGCCGGCGGGGCCGATCGGCTGCGGGCCGCCGACATCGAGGTACGGGCCGGCTTGCTCGCCGACGAGGTTCGGGGCGGTCCGCTGCGCGCCTGGCTGCATCGACAGGCGACCGGGCGGCCGCACGTCACCTGGAAGTTCGCTGCCAGTCTGGATGGGCGGAGCGCTGCGGCGGACGGGTCGAGCCGGTGGATCACCGGACCCGTCGCGCGCGCCCGGGTGCACGCCGAGCGGGCCACCTGGGACGCGATCGTGGTCGGCACCGGCACCGTGCTCCGCGACGACCCGTGGCTCACCGCCCGATTGCCCGACGGCTCCCTCGCCGAGCGGCAACCGGTTCGGGTGGTGGTCGGCGAACGAGCCATCCCGCCGACCGCGCGGGTGCTCGACGACGCCGCACCGACCCGGCTGCTCCGCACCCGTGATCCGGACGCGGTGTTGAGCGCGCTCGCGGACTGCAACGACATCCTGCTGGAGGGCGGGCCGACCCTGGCCGGTGCGTTCCTGGCTGCCGGCCGGGTCGACCGCGTGCAGGCCTATCTGGCGCCGGTTCTGCTCGGTGCCGGGGCGGCCGCGGTGCAGAATGCCGGGGTGGGAAGCATCGAGCAGGCGTTGCGGTTCCACCGGGAGAGCGTCGAGACGATCGGTCCCGACCTCCTGTTGAACCTGGTCCCCGCGACCGATAAGGAGTGA
- the rpe gene encoding ribulose-phosphate 3-epimerase translates to MPAPLIAPSLLAADFARLADEAAAVAGSDWLHVDVMDAHFVPNLTLGLPVVESLLKASDIPLDCHLMIDNPGRWAPGYAEAGAYNVTIHAEATDDPVAVARDIRAAGAKAGLSVKPGTPIEPYLEILRDFDTLLVMSVEPGFGGQSFIPDVLDKARAVRRLVDAGELTLVVEIDGGINADTIEAAAEAGVDCFVAGSAVYGAADPAEAVHKLRERAREASPHLH, encoded by the coding sequence ATGCCTGCTCCACTCATCGCACCGTCCCTGCTCGCCGCCGATTTTGCCCGGCTCGCCGACGAGGCGGCCGCGGTCGCCGGTTCGGATTGGCTGCACGTCGACGTGATGGATGCACATTTCGTGCCGAACCTGACGCTCGGCCTGCCGGTGGTGGAGAGCCTGCTGAAGGCCAGCGACATCCCCTTGGATTGTCACCTGATGATCGACAATCCCGGCCGCTGGGCGCCTGGTTACGCGGAGGCGGGCGCCTACAACGTCACCATCCACGCCGAGGCCACCGACGACCCGGTTGCGGTCGCGCGGGACATCCGCGCGGCCGGTGCCAAGGCCGGGCTGAGCGTGAAGCCGGGCACCCCGATCGAGCCCTATCTGGAGATCCTGCGCGACTTCGACACCCTGCTCGTGATGAGCGTCGAACCCGGCTTCGGCGGGCAGTCGTTCATCCCCGACGTGCTCGACAAGGCCCGGGCGGTACGTCGCCTGGTCGATGCGGGCGAACTGACCCTGGTCGTCGAAATCGACGGCGGGATCAACGCCGACACCATCGAGGCCGCGGCCGAGGCCGGGGTGGACTGCTTCGTCGCGGGATCGGCCGTCTACGGTGCCGCCGATCCCGCCGAGGCGGTGCACAAGCTGCGGGAGCGAGCCCGCGAAGCCTCGCCGCACCTGCACTGA